atggatactttatggacatgccaaagtggtacttccttcacaaactgttgttctgaatagaataggaaaatgaatatttttgaattatttttgaactaggcacggAAGGTTTTTAcaaatttgacgaagatatgacccaaagaatttatgagatttttttgggaatttttgggaatgacagaaatataggttgcttcacaacctagggcaaaaactgccacatggacatgacacataggcaaaactgatgaggtggcgcctagtcatagcaacccaccacaatttacaaggctatgaccatctatattggtcgttaacaactagaaataaggcagcggactagcgctgtttgctttatgaccttttcgtgtaaggaaattacgacctttctgaccaaaatggtcgcaatggtttagggtttggagcccctcgaacagcttttgaccaattggtctgaaatggtcatagatctatgaccaattcttccagggtcactgacagaaggtcactaattgacatatttcttgtagtgtgaccgtataatcacctcaacaTGTATATAGTGATTGTATTCCTGAGTACAGTGACCAAAGTGAGCTTATACGATAAGTacaatgaccgccaatgcattttgctCAAAAATCAATAGGCTTGGTCAGAAAATCATAGAGGAGGTGGGCGACGCGGGTTGGGTCGGGCCACGTTTGCGTTCATCTTCTTAACGCGGAAGGTCATGTTCGACGCCAAATTGGAGCCCTGGGCCaactaagtgttggggaacgtagtaatttcaaaattttcctacgcacacgcaagatcatggtgatggcatagcaacgagaggggagagtgtatgtccacgtaccctcgtagaccgttagcggaagcgttatgacaacgcggttgatgtagtcgtacgtcttcatgatccgaccgatccaagtaccgaacgtacggcacctccgagttcagcacacgttcagctcgatgacgatcttcgggctccgatccagcaacgctttagggatgagttccgtcagcacgacagcgtggtgacgatgatgatgttctaccggcgcagggcttcgcctaaactccgcgacgatatgaccgaggtggaatgtggtggaggggggcactgcacacggctaaggaacgatccgtagatcaacttgtgtttttatggggtgccccccagcccccgtatataaaggagccagggggaagaggcggccggccaaggagggcgcgccatgggggagtcctactcccaccgggagtaggactcccttctttccaagtaggagtaggagaaggggggaaagaggaggaagagaggaaggaaagggggggcgccgccccccttcccttgtcctattcggactaggaaggggaggggcgcacggcccgctCCTggttccttccctcttctccctcgaggcccatgtaggcccaataaacccccggggggttccggtaacctcccggtactccggtaaaatgtcgatttcacccgaaacaattccgatgtccaaatataggcttccaatatatcgatctttatgtctcgaccatttcgagactgctcgtcatgtccgtgatcacatccgggactccgaacaaacttcggtacatcaaaacttataaactcataataaaactgtcatcataacgttaagcatgcggatcctacgggttcgagaactatgtagacatgacctagaactattctcagtcaataaccaatagcgggacctggatgcccatattggttcctacatattctacaaagatctttatcggtcaaaccgcataacaacatacgttgttccctttgtcatcggtatgttacttgcccgagatttgatcgtcggtatccaatacctagttcaatctcgttaccggaaagtttctttactcgttacgtaatgcatcatcccgtaaccaactcattggttacattgcttgcaaggcttatagtgatgtgcattaccgagagggcccagagatacctctccgacaatcggagtgacaaaacctaatctcgaaatacgccaactcaacatgtaccttcggagacacctgtagtactcctttataatcacccagttacgttgtgacgtttggtagtacccaaagtgttcctccggtaaacgggagttgcataatctcatagttacaggaacatgtatatgtcatgaagaaagcaatagcaacatactaaacgatcaagtgctaggctaacggaatgggtcatgtcaatcacatcattctcctaatgatgtgatcccgttaatcaaatgacaactcttttgtccatggctaggaaacttaaccatctttgattcacgagctagtcaagtagaggcatactagtgacactatgtttgtctatgtattcacacatgtattatgtttccggttaatacaattctagcatgaataataaacatttaccatgaaataaggaaataaataataactttattattgcctctagggcatatttccttcactaagacGACACCGACTAGGGCTGGCCTCCGCCGCCCCTATATTTTTGAGAATCAAGCACCTCTATAACTATTAGTGACGAGTGATGATATCATTTCTTGTTTAAATAACAGACTTGGTTGGAAGCGTTACAAATGTGGAAAACAGTCCAAACAattgaaaagaaaaacaataggCTTGGTCGGAAAATGGTAGACGAGGAGGGCGATgcgtgttgggccgtgccacgtctaCACTCATCTTCTTAACGGAACCCCGTGTTCGAGGCCAAATTGGAGCCCCTAGGCCAACCAAGACGACATCGACTAGGGATGGCCTTCGCCGCCCCtataagaagaaggaagacgcgATGCCGTCCCCTCCCCTAATCTCAATCGCCTCGAGTCGGAAGCTAGGGTTCCAAATTGACACTTCGCCACTTTCCTTTTGGGAAGGGCTCTTCGGTCACCAATTGAACCATTTCTTCGGAGGGGCAAGAGAGAATGCAGGCATCCCCCTCCTAGTTGGATCGAGCAGGGGgcgtcctcaatatagaaccactccgaggtcCACTCCTCGGCATCCTTCTTGGGAGTTCCTATCGATACACCATCCCGGCTatgcgccacactttggctccgTAGACCTCATAAATTGCCCCTTCTCGGGTACGAGGGACAAGACAGAAGTACTTCCTCCATAACTCGAAGTGGGCCTCACAACCCAAGAACATCTCATAGAGGGCAACGTAGCCCGAGATATGCAGAATGGACCCCGGGGTGAGATGGTGGAGTTTGATCCCATAGAATTCTAATAAACCCCTCGGGAAGGGATGGATGGGGGAAGCCTAAACCTCGTAAGATAAAGGGCGCAAAGCATACCCTTTCTTCCCCCCGTGGGGCGGGGAAGTTCTCCGCAAAGGCCTCGTTGTTCGCAGAAGTCAATTCGGGGCAGGTGGATGTGCGATCTGATGCGAGTAGATACCCCTGTGCCTCAAGGTTTCTCAATCCCATTCGGGAAATGGAGCATCTCGCCCACTCACCTTCAAGGGGGGCGTGAGGGCACGAAGAGGAGCCTGGGGTGCTCGCCATTGTTCAATGCTTGCTGAATCTGGCTTTTTGGTGATTTGGAAGTGGGGTGCAACAACTTTTACGCCCTTAGGCTATTAAATATGTGTCTTCCCTTGGCCCATAAGGGGCATTTCTGTAAAATACCATAGACTGTTTGCTTTCCTCTGACGCACAAAAGGTCTCACTAAGACTAGATGAAGGAAACGATACAACGATATCCGCTATGCCTCGCTGACCGAAGTGTTGCAGGTGGCCGAGCAATCATCAGCCGAATATAGGTGAAGGAAGGAACTCGCCCCTCAAGCCAAAGACTTTAAGAAGCATGGAGCGGACGGGGATTTCAACCTCGGCGTTGCagtcaagttcgggggctactgaaggtgtcctggactaaggggtccttgggctgtcggcatatctctcatcggccggattggtgggcCCCTCTTGATCCATCAAAGGAGGGTTGGATTGCAGGCGACCCCGTACTATGGAAGGAAATCTCTGAAGACTTGGCGTATCATCCAAGTCTTGTTAGCAAAATCGACATGTTTATCCTCCGATGatgaccgaccatgtgtaaccctaggtacccctggtgtttatataaaccagaggatttaACCCGTGGGAGGGGGGAGAACCATTACTACCATACCcacctagggtttagttcatccgatctcgtggtagatcaactctgtaattgTCATACACATACATCAATACatccaagcatgacgtagggttttacctcctcgagagggcccgaatctagGTAAATTGTGTCTATGCGTtccctgttacccatcgatccaagatccacagttcgggaccccctactcaagatctgccggttttgacaccgacgaccATGAGGATCTGAGCATCGCTGTGCGTGCTCTCTTCTCTCTCACATGGAGCAAGCGTTTTGTATCGGTGGCCTATAGATTGCTCAGGGATGTGTGGTTTGTGAAGAGATAAGGTTTTGCGCAATGAAAAAAGAGGATGAGCTGAGCGGCGCTTAGGACCCACTCGTCATGCGCAACACTCAAGAGCGACCGACAGAGCGTTCCGCTAGCCGACCGATTTTAAGTGTTCCCCCTTTTTTTATAACCCATACATTAAAGAGTTGTGGAGGGAGAAAGTCAGCCACATAAAAAAATAACCCTTGAGTAGTTGGGGGAGGGGCGACGAACGTGGTGAACGACCCATGTGcttgagaagaaaagaaaaagatcgAACGCTAGGGCCGGGCCCATGTGCTAGCGATTGATCGATCGAGAAAGGCTTGACAAAAGTGAAACTTGATTGATCCGGAAAGGCTTGATGAAATAGGGTAGAACAGGGGGCACCCCTATATCTCGGCTTCAGCGAGTTCAGCTTGTGACTCGCTGAAGGAGCGATCAAGACGGGCCGGCCCACGCGCGCGGGAGGCCACGACCTCTTTGtctattttttttagttttttgttttcattttttgcttttttttgtaCTTTTGTTTATAATTTTAAATATTCAAAATATATTACAAAAGCACTCTACAAAAACATTTGAAAACTGTTGAACATATATAGAAAAATTGTTGATTATGTATTGAAAGAATGATGAATCTTTTTATCATTTATAtaaaaatgttgatcaagcatttgaaaaaagaaTGTTGAACAATTATTTGCACAATGTTAATCAAAATTTTGGGAAATGTCAAATGTgtataattttttttgaaaatgtattaaaaaataatgatttttttatcatgtatataaaaaaattaatcaagcatttgaagaaATATTGAACAAGTGCTGAAAAATGTTAATAGTCAagcatttagaaaatgttaaatgtgtatagaaaaaatgttgacaatgTATTAAAAAAAGTTAAACTTTTCATTTGAAATTGTTATTCCagcatttaaaaaatgtatataaaaatgttgacaagtattcaaaaaatgttaatcaaacatttaAATATACtagaaatgtgtatagaaaaaatattggcCATGTGTTAAAGAAATGTTAAatttgtatttaaaaatgttaaatgtgtattacAAAACTGTTGTTGACATATAATAAAAATGTAGAATGGAaccgaaagaaacaaaagaaacaaaaaatatATGTGAAAATAGaccaaagagaaaataaaaataaaaaataaaatcacAGAAACAAAcgcaaaaaagaataaaaaagcaaaaaaaagaatAGAACAATAAATAAGAAAAACCCTGATAAAACCGGTTGAAATTGCGTGAGTCCTTGTTCGGTTCCTTGAGATTTGCAGGAGTTTAAAAGGGATTGAGAGTGATTGAACCCCCTGCAAGTCAAAATCCACCTCAATCCCTTTAGTCCTCCCCAATCCCCTTATAGGAGAGATTAACCAAACAAGCCCTCAATAAGGAcacccaggggcggagccaggaagtTTTGCCAATGGGTTCACTAAGGATTTCGACATGAACTAACGATCGTCTGCGGTGGTAGAGGGTGCTAATAAATCCAGGTAAGCTCTCCCAAAatctgacgaacttatccaaggtgGGGGCTAATGCCCCCCCGGATGATATGTACATAGGTCTACCTCGGATTAGTTTTACAACCTCATACTGACACTCAAAGGACAACATAAGAAACTGAAATAGCATACCTCATATAATTGTTACATAAAACTACATGATGAATAAATATCAGTTGAATGAAAACATAAAACCCCTATTCAAACGTTTCAAATAAAGTAGTCAAACGCACAACTTTATACTTTCATAGGTAGTTAGATAAGGTATTCCttgtaaaaaaagcaaaatgacatgTTAATGTCTTAAGTTGTAAATAAGTACTATTAAGCGGAACATGTAGAGTCACTGTCATTTCCAAGTTTCTTTGATCTTTCATCGTTACTACTTACTAATAGTAAGAAAACTCTCATCCATTAGCAAATTAGAAAACCACTCTTTGATTGATCACCCATTTTATTACATATTTTGTTGACAACAATCATATATCAAAAGCACTGGTCAATTAATTCAATGGAAACTGGCAATATCAATACTAGCTTTACAGGTTGATAGACCAAAGTAAAAGGAGTATGTTTACTTGCCTTGCACCATTAATTTAGCAATATCGGTAATTCCATCAGGACCAACATCATGTAGTTTATCTGAATCAAAATCATCTCGATAAAACTCAGCCAGTTTAGTAAGCTACTCACATTATAGACAACACATAACTCTTCTCCCAATCTCAATCTTACTTTATTAAAACTTTTTATGTATTCTGGAATTCCCTTCGGATTAGTCGTAATATGAAAATTAATTTAAACCAGATTCTATCTGAATAAAAGGCTATGTGGGACTAGGAGTAGCGCATCATTTGTTTGCTTGCCTATAAGGGTGGCCTTGAAGTACATGATTTattatatttatcatgatataatgacggTCCTTTTTGCAAAATGTTGTTCCATACTACTCCCTTTgtttttaaatatttgtctttctagagatttcaacaagtgactacatacggagcaaaatgagtgaatctacactctaaaatatgtctatatacatccgtatgtggtagtccatttgaaatctctaaaaagataaatatttaggaacggagggagtagatcaagGTTTGACAAAAAAGCTATCATATAATTAAGATTGGATAAAACTTGTACAAGCGGGACAGGATATGCTATCGCGTGTAATAATATTTTAAATAGCAATTGTCGGCTTGCCGCTGCCGGTTGCCAGCGTGAGGCCGGTGAGAGAGATAATACAGATATTTTCTATGCCGGCTTGCCGTTGACATATGCCGTATGTCAGCGTGAGGGCGATGAAGAAGGTGACGAGAGTATTCAAATTTATTTTCCATTCACAAAAATAGATTTATTTACTTCTGTTCATTGCGGCGGTGAAGCAACTCAATCTGAATATCATGCGTCTAGCCAGCTGCGAGCTACCAAATTGATTTATTTTATTTGGGCTTGCACACTTGCACTGAATATATGGACTAAAAGGCTTTTTGTCTAATGCAACTAGGTAGTCAATGGGTTCAAACATGATTTCTTGTTGGGTTCAGGCATCAAGTACATGTAAAGGGATGTAAAGCGCTACGTTATCAACTAAAACTTTGTTGGTGTCATTTGCATCCAATGCTTCTATGCTAGCTACGCCTCTGAGGACACCTCCTATCACTAGAAACGAACGAGAAGCGGGCGGAGTGGCTAGCAACGCCGAACTTCTCCCTGGAGGTTATAGGGATCAAAACCCGTGCGATCTCCCTTTGCTCATGCTTTTGTTTTTAATTAAAAGTGCAAGACATAGCTCGCGTGGAACAGGTTATATccaaaaaaaattaaaattcaATAGGCTTGGTTagctcaaagaaaaaaaagaaaaaaaatcaataggCTTGGTCAGAAAATCGTAGAAGAGGTGGGCGACGCGGGTTGGGCCGGGCCACGTCCGCGTTCATCTTCTTAACGCAGAAGGCCGTGTTCGAGGCCGAACTGGAGCCCTGGGGCAACCAAGACGACAccgttgtctcaaaaaaaaaaaccaaGACGACACCGACTAGGGCTGGCCTCCGCCGCCCCTATATAATAAGAAGGAAGACACGGTGCCGTCCCCTCCCCAAATCTCAATCGTCTCGAGTCGGAAGCTAGAGTAACAAATCGATCGAAAATCCCCAAATCGCTTAGATCGAGAGATGGCGACTGCGCCCGCGCGTCTTGATGCGAAGAAAGATGTCAAGTCGAAGGTGGCTCCGGCGAAGAACACGATGCCGAGCGAGTGGGTTGACCACATCCACCGCCGACCGAAAGGGTGCGGCCACTGACGAGTTGCATGATGATCTTGTCGATTTCCAGCAGAGGCTCCAGAAGGAGCTGGATGGCAAGGGCTACGTTGAGGTCCCCGACGACCACGAGGAAAGGATCACCCGAGCCAACGATAACGCATACACGCAGGCGTACTTTGAGGTGTATGGCTCCTATCCTCCGCCTGAGCTCTTCTCAGCCTGAATTCGCCGCAGGGCCTATACTTTTAGAGGAGGGATACTTGTATAGTCTAAAAGTTATACCATTAGAAAGTATATTTTttgtgatgtataacttgtattatgTTGGTCTATTTGCCAACCTAGATATGTGCGCATCACTTATAAACTGCTGTCACGATGTTTGATGAATAGTACAGTAGATTGTAAGTTTCCTCGGCAAAATAAAAGCATGCAAGTAATTTCCAAATTTAGAGTCATCCCTAGGCACATGAGGTCGCGTTCACAAGTTGACATGGTGTGGTGGACCTCACACGCCGCCCTTGCGCGTGCGGTTGGCATTAGTTACCGGTTTGCCGCATAGCTTGGCTTGAAAGTTGGACCGATTCGTGATTGATCTGACCTGCGATTGTCAGATGGAGAGTTATTTACTCAAAACCACCGCATTATGGGCTAGGTAACAGATTGATGCCATATTTAAGGTAGgatataaaaaatcatcaaaattgtGTCTAATCTGTAACGAGGAGCATTGATGCTCATATTTGGTCGAGAAAATAGCTAAACTGACAAGTTAGGCCCACCCGTTGGGCTGATGTGGCGTGCTTGCATGGACAATATGCTGAGTTGGAGgggtgtcccacatgtcagcctcataTATTTTTctccttattttctttttcttcctcctcatctttatCTCTCTCTCCCCATCCTATCCCACCAGGGTCGCCGACGACCCGAGGCCTTCGCGCACCGGCCTGCTCGTCGAGGAGCTCCGCCTGGGCCACCGTAGGCCAAGGCAGCCCGCCACCCACCTTATCCTCCTGAAGCTCTGCAGACGACGTCGCCCCGAGCTGCTCCGCCAGTCGCCACACGAGCCCACGGCCGCCGCACAGACCACCCCTCGTCTCGTCGTTGCTTCGGTCGTGCGCCGCGCGGCAGCTAGGCGTGTGGGCTACAGGGCGAGGCGGTTAGGGGCTAGCTCGAGCAGGGGCTCGGCTGCCATGGCCACGGTGGCCATGGAGCTCTCGGCTCGCACGGACGCAGATGACTCGAGCATCCATGCCGACGGGGGCAGCATCGGCCTTCGAGGACTCACGGTGCcccccacccccaccaccaccatggtgctcggCACTGAATCGCCGGTGCCTCTGGTCGCTGGAGTCCGGCTGCCCACAAGTTGCTCGATGTAATGCCCCATAGAAAGGCAGGTAGGAAGAAGATGATCATGTAGTCACTGACATGCGGGGTCCGCATATCATTTGCCAACTCAGCTGTTTACTTTTTTTTTTGTGCTTGGTCTTTGCCACGTCAGCCTGACCGATGTGTTCGACCTGTCGGTTTCGCTGTTTTCGTGAGTAAATAAGACAATCAGTGCTCCGTGTTACAGATTAGCCTCATTATTGATGGTTTTTTGTGCCTTGTCTCAAATATGACACCGATCTATTATCTTAGCTTGTAATGAGGTGGTTTTGGATAAATAACTCAGAGACGGACACCCACCATCGGTACGGTATGTTCACACTCGAACACTGGACTCGCGTATATGACGTTAAGCGTTACGGTTGCAACCATCTCAATCTTAGACGGGACGGTGGGGTCCACACGGCGCTGGCGGGGTCCACACGGCGCCGGCGGGGCATATATAATACTCCTAGTACAGTGCGACCAGGGGCTACTACACGTGTACACCAGAGACCAGACCGGCGAAGAAACGGAGAGGCCCGTCCGTCATGGACGGTCCTCGCCGGCTCCTCGCGCTCGCGGTCCTTCTCGCCTCGGCGTTCGGAGCGGACGCCGCCGGCCTCTTCCGCGCGCCCCCCACCGGGTACAAGTACAACGCGACCTTTACCTTCACCGGGCAATTCCTCGTCCTGCTTTCCTGCATGGGCCCGGCCAACGACACGGCGGCGTACGGGCACGGCGGGATCATCCACAGCTGCACGCTCGACCAGCTCAAGGTAACACGTACTACTAGTACTATACATGGCGCCTCATCCCCCGGCGCGCGCGAgccctgccgccgccgtccattgaTTTCTGGCTTTCTGCCGGCCGGTGTTGGTGTAACTTAATTTGCAGGAAGGCAGCTCCGCGCCGGAGACGACGCCCTTAAAGTTCAATCATGGGCACGGCCACCCGGCCCCGTCGCCGCGCGCAGCACCGCCGGAGGACGGCCTCCTGCAAGCTGCAGCAGGGGGAGAGCAGGAGCAGCACGCAGGCGCAGCTCCAGCGATGGCTCTTCCTCTTGGTCGACGTCGACGTCGCCTCCGACACTGCCTACAGCGGTGGCTCTTCGCCAACGGCAGGACCATGCTGCCGCGCAGCTTGGACGCGGTCAATCACGGGCACAGGCAGGGCCACCCGCCCCCCTCGCCGTCAGGGCACGCAGCAGCTCCGGAGAACGGCCTCCTGCAAGCTGC
Above is a window of Triticum dicoccoides isolate Atlit2015 ecotype Zavitan chromosome 5B, WEW_v2.0, whole genome shotgun sequence DNA encoding:
- the LOC119307157 gene encoding uncharacterized protein LOC119307157: MDGPRRLLALAVLLASAFGADAAGLFRAPPTGYKYNATFTFTGQFLVLLSCMGPANDTAAYGHGGIIHSCTLDQLKEGSSAPETTPLKFNHGHGHPAPSPRAAPPEDGLLQAAAGGEQEQHAGAAPAMALPLGRRRRRLRHCLQRWLFANGRTMLPRSLDAVNHGHRQGHPPPSPSGHAAAPENGLLQAAAGGGGPREHAVPQPQQRLPPHPHGGGGGEEEHQHAVAAPAVAPRRRRLRHCLQRWSCANGRTTPARSLDVVSDGGKKKGEEDENLTEF